From Pseudomonas sp. CCI4.2, one genomic window encodes:
- a CDS encoding undecaprenyl-phosphate glucose phosphotransferase: MSTPFRGILHAHQSLLSVAHRLLDLTVIVLCGYWVNRLEGKPTDAELWLLIMLSVLVFHWLSDYHQLYGSWRGERILRELIKVFNYWAVTFVILLCVDYLMLHHARPPDNSQMAWYALVLVLLCGYRLLIRSVLQGLRRRGFNTRRVAIVGTGQCGERLAMSIIAAPWMGLNLLGFYDEHPQQMDLVAIGRRVPVRGNLEQLIDEARNGHIDKIYVTSAFEGEGLRELVKRLSDTTASVYLIPDMFMFELLHARSESINGLTSISIFDSPMDGAWSVVKRFEDVVLSSLILVMIALPLLLISIAIKCTSHGPVLFQQRRYGLDGRAIMVYKFRSMTVQENGDVIRQATRNDARITPLGAFLRRTSLDELPQFFNVLRGDMSIVGPRPHAVAHNEQYRTQVSGYMLRHKVKPGITGWAQINGWRGETDTLDKMQKRVEFDLEYIEHWSVWLDMKIILLTLFKGFLNKNAF, encoded by the coding sequence ATGAGCACTCCTTTTCGCGGCATTCTCCACGCGCATCAGTCGCTGCTGTCCGTGGCCCATCGTTTGCTAGATCTAACCGTCATCGTGCTGTGCGGTTATTGGGTCAACCGACTTGAAGGCAAGCCAACGGATGCCGAACTCTGGTTGCTGATCATGCTGTCGGTGCTGGTATTCCACTGGCTTAGCGACTATCACCAACTGTACGGGTCTTGGCGCGGCGAACGCATCCTTCGCGAACTGATCAAGGTCTTCAATTATTGGGCCGTGACATTTGTGATCTTACTGTGCGTGGACTACCTGATGTTGCACCACGCCCGCCCGCCCGATAATAGCCAAATGGCCTGGTATGCCTTAGTGCTGGTGCTGCTGTGTGGTTATCGCTTGTTGATTCGCAGTGTGCTGCAAGGTTTGCGGCGCCGGGGCTTTAACACTCGACGTGTGGCGATCGTCGGCACCGGCCAATGTGGCGAGCGCTTGGCCATGTCGATCATCGCCGCCCCCTGGATGGGTCTGAATCTGCTTGGCTTCTATGACGAACACCCTCAGCAAATGGACCTTGTGGCCATTGGCCGACGCGTCCCCGTTCGAGGCAATCTTGAGCAGTTGATCGACGAAGCCCGTAACGGCCACATCGACAAGATCTACGTCACCTCCGCCTTTGAGGGAGAGGGTTTGCGCGAGCTGGTCAAACGCTTGAGTGATACCACCGCCTCGGTGTACTTGATCCCCGATATGTTCATGTTCGAGCTGCTGCATGCGCGCAGTGAAAGCATTAACGGCCTGACGAGCATCAGCATTTTCGACTCACCCATGGACGGCGCCTGGAGTGTGGTTAAACGTTTCGAAGATGTGGTGTTATCCAGTCTGATTCTAGTGATGATCGCGTTGCCGTTGCTGCTGATATCCATTGCGATCAAATGCACCTCCCATGGCCCAGTGCTGTTTCAGCAGCGCCGCTACGGGCTCGATGGTCGAGCGATCATGGTCTACAAATTTCGCAGCATGACCGTGCAGGAAAACGGCGATGTCATTCGCCAAGCCACCCGCAACGATGCACGAATTACCCCGCTAGGGGCCTTTCTGCGGCGCACCTCGCTAGACGAGTTGCCGCAGTTTTTCAACGTACTGCGCGGCGACATGTCGATCGTCGGACCACGCCCTCATGCGGTGGCGCACAACGAGCAATACCGTACGCAAGTCAGCGGCTACATGCTGCGGCACAAAGTAAAACCAGGGATCACTGGATGGGCGCAGATCAATGGCTGGCGTGGAGAAACCGACACGCTGGACAAGATGCAAAAACGCGTCGAATTCGACTTGGAATACATCGAGCATTGGTCAGTTTGGCTGGACATGAAAATCATCCTGCTGACTCTGTTCAAAGGCTTTCTTAACAAGAACGCTTTTTAA
- a CDS encoding glycosyltransferase family 4 protein, translated as MKIAIVHDWLVTYAGAERVLAALIKVWPEADLFSVIDFLSDQDRAHLGGKKAKTTFIQNLPKAKTRYQKYLPLMPLAIEQLDLSGYDLIISSSHAVAKGVLSGPDQVHISYVHSPIRYAWDLQHQYLQEAGLHRGFKSRVARMILHYIRMWDQRTAAGVDDFIANSHFIGGRIAKAYRRESRVIYPPVDTEGFTLQETKQEFYLTASRMVPYKRIPMIIEAFAAMPDKHLIVIGEGPEMEKCQAIQAPNVTLLGYQSFASLLEHMRNAKAFVFAAEEDFGISPVEAQACGTPVIAFAKGGVLETIHGLDQPVPTGVFYYEQTAEALKAAVAEFENAKPRISALACRLNAERFSAERFEQEIKTFVDSRLEVARTAHRRPLSAPVSAPVPAPMVILSEHSARVVPIKSV; from the coding sequence ATGAAAATTGCTATCGTCCATGACTGGCTCGTGACTTACGCTGGCGCTGAGCGCGTGCTCGCCGCCTTGATAAAGGTCTGGCCTGAAGCCGATCTGTTTTCGGTGATCGACTTTCTCAGCGACCAGGACCGTGCCCATTTGGGTGGCAAGAAAGCCAAGACCACGTTTATCCAGAATCTGCCGAAAGCCAAAACCCGCTATCAAAAATATTTGCCGCTGATGCCCCTTGCTATCGAGCAGCTGGACCTGTCCGGGTATGACCTGATCATTTCCAGCAGCCACGCCGTGGCCAAAGGGGTGCTTAGCGGGCCGGATCAGGTGCACATCAGCTATGTGCATTCCCCGATTCGCTACGCTTGGGATTTGCAACACCAATATTTGCAGGAAGCGGGCTTGCATCGCGGCTTCAAGAGCCGGGTCGCGCGAATGATCCTGCATTACATTCGTATGTGGGATCAGCGTACTGCGGCGGGCGTGGATGACTTCATCGCCAATTCGCACTTCATTGGCGGACGGATCGCCAAAGCCTATCGCCGCGAATCCAGGGTCATTTATCCGCCGGTCGACACCGAAGGCTTCACCCTGCAAGAAACCAAGCAAGAGTTTTACCTGACGGCCTCGCGGATGGTGCCCTACAAGCGCATCCCAATGATCATCGAAGCCTTTGCGGCCATGCCGGACAAACACCTGATCGTTATCGGCGAAGGTCCTGAAATGGAAAAATGCCAGGCTATTCAGGCGCCAAACGTCACCTTACTCGGTTATCAATCCTTCGCCTCGCTGCTTGAACACATGCGCAACGCCAAAGCGTTTGTGTTCGCCGCCGAGGAAGATTTCGGCATCAGCCCCGTGGAAGCCCAGGCGTGCGGTACACCGGTGATTGCCTTTGCCAAGGGTGGCGTATTGGAAACCATCCATGGCTTGGACCAACCCGTACCAACGGGGGTCTTTTACTACGAACAGACCGCCGAAGCGCTGAAGGCGGCGGTTGCCGAGTTTGAGAACGCCAAGCCACGCATCAGTGCCTTGGCCTGCCGTCTTAACGCCGAACGTTTTTCCGCAGAACGTTTCGAGCAAGAAATCAAAACCTTCGTCGACTCACGACTGGAGGTCGCTCGCACCGCACACCGGCGCCCTCTGAGCGCCCCTGTTAGTGCCCCGGTACCTGCCCCGATGGTGATCCTTTCCGAGCACAGTGCGCGGGTCGTTCCAATCAAATCTGTTTGA
- a CDS encoding glycosyltransferase family 1 protein, protein MIVINARFLTQELRGVQRFAEQTCLALKQIRNDLVFVAPHGIKMHESARALDVQCIGRNSGHLWEQLDLPLYLRRQGNPLLVSLCSTAPLFYSNQIATHHDITYVRHPESYTRTFRTLYRVMTPILLSRIKALLTVSSFSKGEISQFYNYPENKIFVVPNAVSDAFQPGPPLGNKHDYLLAVSSPSAHKNFKRMIEAFLTLRDHGALQLHIVGAASEIFSDPSLQRLACSDPRIRFLGRLSDAELIAQYQGATAFIFPSLYEGFGIPPLEAQACGCPVIAANAASIPEVLQASALYFDPLDVEHIAAAMERILTDLPLRQSLRRRGLNNVGRFSWEESAQRVSQRIDTLIDEARQAKTKPLAAQDVVGEKFPAESSSGKP, encoded by the coding sequence ATGATTGTGATCAATGCTCGCTTTCTTACCCAGGAATTGCGCGGGGTACAACGATTCGCTGAGCAGACGTGTCTAGCGCTCAAGCAGATCCGCAATGACCTGGTGTTCGTCGCCCCGCACGGCATCAAGATGCACGAGAGTGCCAGGGCGCTGGACGTCCAGTGTATCGGTCGCAACAGTGGCCACCTGTGGGAACAACTGGATCTGCCACTCTACCTTCGGCGCCAGGGCAATCCCTTGTTGGTCTCGTTGTGCAGCACCGCACCGTTGTTCTATAGCAACCAGATCGCCACCCATCACGACATCACGTACGTGCGTCATCCCGAAAGCTACACCCGGACGTTCCGCACGTTGTATCGGGTCATGACCCCGATTCTGCTGTCTCGCATCAAGGCATTGTTGACTGTCAGCAGTTTTTCAAAAGGCGAGATATCGCAGTTTTATAACTACCCCGAAAACAAGATTTTCGTTGTACCCAATGCTGTCAGCGACGCGTTTCAACCGGGGCCACCGCTTGGCAACAAACACGACTATCTGTTGGCCGTGTCTTCACCCAGCGCACACAAGAACTTCAAACGCATGATCGAAGCGTTTCTAACTTTGCGTGATCACGGTGCGTTGCAGCTGCACATTGTCGGCGCTGCCAGCGAGATATTTTCTGATCCCAGCCTTCAGCGGTTGGCTTGCAGCGATCCGCGCATCCGCTTTTTGGGCCGGCTCAGCGATGCCGAGCTGATCGCCCAGTATCAAGGTGCGACAGCCTTCATATTTCCCTCGCTGTATGAAGGGTTTGGTATTCCACCCTTGGAAGCGCAAGCCTGTGGTTGCCCCGTAATCGCCGCCAACGCAGCCTCGATTCCCGAGGTGTTGCAAGCCAGTGCGCTGTATTTCGACCCCCTGGACGTCGAGCATATTGCCGCTGCAATGGAACGGATATTGACCGACTTACCGTTACGCCAGTCGTTGCGCCGTCGCGGTTTGAATAACGTGGGCCGGTTTTCTTGGGAGGAGTCTGCACAGCGGGTGTCCCAGCGCATCGACACGCTGATAGACGAGGCCCGGCAGGCAAAGACCAAGCCGCTTGCCGCTCAGGACGTGGTCGGCGAGAAATTCCCGGCTGAGTCGTCCTCGGGTAAACCCTGA
- a CDS encoding cellulase family glycosylhydrolase, translating to MGVFLSFSAMADEPFIIGVSTQLLNKKGSLTQVMQLIADAGITSVRDDALWSTVEPRRGQLHIDSVWLNYLSETKARRISPLLVLGYGNPSYDDNSKPRDPQIRRAFTNYAKFVSHRLGNSAGYYEIWNEWDGEKSGDAALSTDYAVLVTETAQRIRSQNKQVKILAGAVTSKGIDMGFADRLIEADVLSKVDGLSLHPSVYCRNAERHTPEHWIAWLRDVDANLKSIANKPVPLYLTEMGWPSNNGKCGVDERTQAAYLARSFFLGRTLPDIKGMWWYDLINEGTDRNEIKQNFGLLEQNLRPKPAYQTLKAISPTVREFHYEAEKSRETDTHYLLRFSKGSEQILVAWSISGGQMAHVEASSLQHGNVQLIDTAEPEKGRVDSGSPWKCDDSRCSAEIPINEFPKIISLGTRPPLFAQ from the coding sequence ATGGGCGTGTTTTTAAGCTTCTCGGCCATGGCCGACGAGCCGTTCATCATCGGTGTCAGCACTCAGCTATTGAATAAAAAGGGCTCACTGACCCAGGTCATGCAACTGATCGCTGATGCTGGAATTACCTCAGTGCGTGACGATGCTTTGTGGTCCACCGTCGAGCCCAGGCGGGGCCAGTTACATATTGATTCGGTCTGGCTGAACTATTTGAGTGAAACCAAAGCCCGCCGTATCAGTCCGCTGTTGGTGCTGGGTTACGGCAACCCCTCTTATGACGACAACTCGAAACCTCGCGATCCGCAAATCAGACGCGCTTTCACCAATTACGCAAAGTTTGTGAGCCACAGGCTGGGCAATAGCGCCGGGTATTACGAGATATGGAACGAATGGGACGGCGAAAAATCGGGTGATGCAGCGTTGTCCACCGACTACGCGGTCTTGGTGACCGAAACCGCGCAACGCATCCGCTCCCAAAATAAGCAGGTGAAGATCCTAGCCGGTGCCGTAACCAGCAAGGGCATTGACATGGGATTTGCTGACCGCCTGATCGAAGCCGACGTGCTGTCAAAAGTAGACGGCTTATCGCTGCACCCCTCGGTGTATTGCCGCAACGCTGAACGTCATACCCCTGAACACTGGATCGCGTGGCTGCGCGATGTCGATGCGAACCTCAAGTCCATCGCCAATAAACCGGTGCCGTTGTACCTCACCGAAATGGGTTGGCCCAGTAACAACGGTAAATGCGGCGTTGATGAACGCACCCAGGCGGCTTATCTGGCGCGAAGCTTCTTCCTTGGGCGCACGCTGCCCGACATCAAAGGCATGTGGTGGTACGACCTCATCAACGAAGGCACCGACCGCAACGAAATAAAGCAAAACTTCGGCCTGCTGGAGCAGAACCTGCGACCGAAACCGGCCTACCAGACACTTAAAGCCATCAGCCCGACCGTGCGCGAGTTCCATTACGAAGCCGAAAAAAGCCGAGAAACCGACACCCATTACCTGCTGCGCTTCTCCAAAGGCTCAGAGCAAATACTGGTCGCGTGGAGCATCTCAGGAGGTCAAATGGCACACGTTGAGGCCAGCAGTCTTCAGCACGGCAATGTGCAGCTGATTGACACTGCCGAGCCGGAAAAAGGCCGCGTCGACAGTGGAAGCCCTTGGAAATGTGACGACAGCCGGTGCTCGGCCGAGATCCCGATCAATGAATTTCCAAAAATAATCAGCTTGGGGACACGTCCGCCGCTTTTTGCTCAATAA
- a CDS encoding glycosyltransferase family 4 protein, translating into MKILFINSLYPPHIGGGAEIILQRTAEGLTKRGCNVVVLATGPETGLTSDCLNRVKVYRAGLRNFYWHYTAQRPGRLSRIGWHIRDRYNGAMREYVREVIRVERPDIVVCHNLSGWSVSAWDEITAAGIPIVQVLHDMYLLCPSSTMFKNGKCCQQLCASCKQFRKGYDTRSAQVDSVIGVSRFMLETLQGQGYFKGAQAHVVHNSSPFPPPPEVAAHDVDALKPLRFGYMGTLSEAKGVRWLIEQFQKLPFDATLQIAGRGQLNDETLLKGLVTSPNISFVGYQKPETFYSQVDVAVVPSIWSEPFGMVAVEACAHSLPVIAGRMGGLPEIIQDQVNGLLCSPDDPDSLGHAMLSLHEQPELLTRLSTQARSSVASLLDEELMLDHYQRIFTETLQGKILRRRDHPVSHPV; encoded by the coding sequence ATGAAAATACTGTTCATCAACAGCCTCTACCCCCCTCACATCGGCGGCGGTGCCGAGATCATTCTGCAGCGTACGGCCGAAGGTTTGACCAAGCGCGGTTGTAACGTGGTGGTGCTGGCCACGGGGCCCGAAACTGGACTGACTAGCGATTGCCTGAACCGAGTCAAGGTCTACCGCGCCGGGCTGCGCAACTTCTATTGGCATTACACCGCCCAGCGTCCCGGACGCCTGAGCCGAATCGGTTGGCATATCCGCGACCGCTATAACGGCGCCATGCGCGAATACGTGCGCGAAGTGATCCGCGTAGAACGCCCAGACATTGTCGTCTGCCATAACCTCAGCGGTTGGTCTGTATCCGCCTGGGATGAAATCACAGCGGCGGGCATTCCGATTGTCCAAGTGCTGCACGATATGTACTTGCTCTGCCCTAGCAGCACGATGTTCAAGAATGGCAAATGTTGTCAGCAGCTATGCGCCAGCTGCAAACAGTTCCGCAAAGGCTATGACACACGCTCCGCGCAGGTCGACAGCGTAATTGGGGTTAGCCGCTTCATGCTCGAAACCCTCCAGGGTCAAGGCTACTTCAAAGGTGCGCAGGCCCACGTCGTGCATAACAGCAGTCCATTCCCGCCGCCCCCGGAAGTGGCCGCGCATGATGTGGACGCCCTGAAACCACTGCGATTTGGCTACATGGGCACGCTGTCTGAAGCCAAGGGTGTTCGTTGGTTGATTGAGCAATTTCAAAAACTTCCGTTCGACGCCACCCTACAGATTGCCGGCCGCGGCCAGCTCAATGACGAAACGCTGCTCAAGGGGTTGGTGACATCACCGAACATCAGTTTTGTCGGTTATCAGAAACCGGAAACGTTTTACAGCCAGGTGGATGTAGCGGTCGTGCCGTCGATCTGGAGCGAGCCCTTCGGCATGGTTGCCGTCGAGGCCTGCGCCCACTCACTGCCGGTGATCGCCGGACGAATGGGCGGCTTACCCGAAATCATTCAGGACCAGGTCAACGGTTTGCTCTGCAGTCCCGATGACCCAGACTCGCTGGGCCACGCGATGTTGAGTTTGCACGAGCAACCCGAATTACTGACCCGTCTGAGCACCCAAGCACGCAGCAGTGTCGCTTCGCTGCTCGACGAGGAGTTGATGCTCGACCACTACCAACGCATTTTCACCGAGACACTCCAGGGGAAAATCTTGCGACGCAGGGATCATCCCGTGTCGCATCCGGTATGA
- a CDS encoding glycosyltransferase: MTHKTTLVTLTYGDRLPYLQTLVSRSLASSQIERVIIVSNASVAPLESLTRAWPGQVEVIYLQQNTGSAKGYSVGIQAAIDAGAEYIWLMDDDNAPTVNAIATLHHCLYKRERIDGRDKAAVLGFRPTHQADIAAGVPKRFAIQRRSSFFGFHIAQLPYKIWRRLPWGHPKAKRNQQPMVQLPFATYGGLLAHRSLYQRIGLPLDALLLYADDSEYTWRITAGGGRIFLVPDALLDDLEESWNIKAKTNNIYESFLLGGSDLRAYYGARNQAWFDKNIWASSSWIYSLNRWVFFRLLRLIAKRRGAEQRLNLIEKAIHDGESGVLGLHQSYPL, translated from the coding sequence ATGACTCATAAAACTACGCTGGTGACGCTGACGTACGGTGACCGACTGCCCTACCTGCAAACCCTGGTCAGCCGTTCGTTGGCAAGTTCACAAATCGAACGGGTGATCATCGTCAGCAATGCGTCGGTTGCACCGCTGGAGTCTTTGACACGTGCTTGGCCTGGGCAGGTTGAAGTGATTTATCTGCAACAAAATACCGGCTCGGCCAAAGGCTATTCCGTAGGTATTCAAGCCGCGATAGATGCAGGTGCCGAATACATCTGGCTGATGGACGATGACAACGCGCCCACCGTCAATGCAATCGCCACGCTGCACCATTGCCTGTACAAGCGCGAGCGGATTGATGGTCGGGATAAAGCCGCTGTGCTGGGTTTCCGCCCTACTCATCAGGCCGATATTGCGGCCGGTGTACCCAAGCGCTTCGCCATCCAGCGCCGCTCAAGTTTCTTCGGTTTCCACATTGCTCAACTGCCGTACAAAATTTGGCGTCGCTTGCCGTGGGGCCACCCCAAGGCGAAACGCAATCAGCAGCCGATGGTTCAATTACCCTTTGCAACCTATGGCGGTCTTCTCGCCCACCGCAGCTTGTATCAACGCATTGGCCTGCCGTTGGATGCGCTGCTGTTGTACGCCGATGACAGCGAATACACCTGGCGCATTACTGCCGGGGGCGGGCGTATTTTCCTGGTGCCTGATGCCTTGCTCGATGACTTGGAAGAGTCGTGGAACATCAAAGCCAAAACCAACAACATTTATGAAAGTTTCTTGCTCGGCGGCTCCGACTTGCGCGCCTATTACGGCGCCCGTAACCAAGCCTGGTTCGACAAGAACATTTGGGCGTCCTCGTCTTGGATTTACAGCCTCAATCGCTGGGTATTTTTCCGCTTATTGCGCCTGATCGCCAAACGCCGGGGTGCGGAGCAGCGGCTGAACCTAATCGAAAAAGCGATCCATGACGGAGAGTCGGGCGTTTTGGGTCTTCACCAGTCCTACCCATTATGA
- the rfaH gene encoding transcription/translation regulatory transformer protein RfaH — protein MTHMENPARWYLIQTKPRQEARAQEHLQRQQFECYRPLKAGAPKKRTPRAASEEELFPGYLFIRMDQVNDNWYPIRSTRGVARIVTFGSHPVPVHDDLIQQIRQRLLSPEPRVEFQQGEHVLIKTGSFCDLEAIFLAADGEERAVILLNLLQREQKVTLPISSLARMEARA, from the coding sequence ATGACTCACATGGAAAATCCTGCGCGCTGGTACTTGATACAAACCAAACCCCGTCAGGAAGCCCGCGCGCAAGAACACCTGCAGCGTCAGCAGTTTGAGTGCTATCGGCCACTGAAAGCGGGTGCGCCGAAAAAACGCACCCCTCGTGCCGCCAGCGAAGAGGAGTTGTTTCCGGGCTACCTGTTCATTCGCATGGATCAGGTCAATGACAACTGGTATCCGATCCGTTCAACCCGAGGCGTAGCGCGCATCGTCACCTTCGGCTCACACCCAGTACCCGTTCACGACGACTTGATCCAGCAAATTCGCCAGCGGCTGCTGTCGCCCGAACCCAGGGTTGAATTTCAGCAGGGCGAACACGTTCTGATCAAGACCGGCAGTTTTTGCGACCTCGAAGCTATTTTCCTCGCCGCCGATGGCGAAGAACGCGCCGTTATCTTGCTCAACCTGCTGCAACGCGAACAAAAGGTCACGCTGCCAATCAGCAGCCTCGCGCGGATGGAAGCCAGAGCCTGA
- a CDS encoding WbqC family protein, whose product MVRTIAMMQPYLFPYLGYFQLIAAADVFVLGDDLQYIRSGWVNRNRILNNGEAKLITFPLKRDRFDMPINQRQLSDTFDDEVSRLINVITQSYAKAPYFAQVMPLLERLLQFPVKNLALYIEHSIREICTYLHIDTPILRGSDLQIGTPTDKQDRVLRIVQTFSCERYLNPIGGIELYDPEYFAQNGVFLQFFKMDSIEYRQYKGPFVGNLSIIDVLMFNCVEHVQELLSCYSVFGGAQREPAERMTATG is encoded by the coding sequence ATGGTCCGGACAATCGCTATGATGCAGCCGTACCTGTTCCCTTATTTGGGCTACTTTCAGCTGATAGCCGCCGCCGATGTGTTCGTCTTGGGCGACGACTTGCAGTACATCCGTTCAGGATGGGTCAATCGCAATCGCATTCTTAATAATGGCGAGGCCAAGTTGATTACGTTTCCACTCAAACGTGACCGGTTTGACATGCCGATCAATCAACGACAGCTGAGTGACACCTTTGACGACGAAGTGAGCCGCTTGATCAACGTGATCACGCAAAGCTACGCCAAGGCCCCCTACTTCGCCCAGGTTATGCCGCTACTGGAACGGTTACTCCAGTTTCCGGTGAAGAATCTGGCGCTCTACATCGAACATTCGATCAGGGAAATATGCACCTATTTACACATCGATACGCCCATTCTGCGCGGCTCCGACTTACAGATCGGCACGCCCACTGACAAACAGGACCGAGTGCTGCGAATCGTGCAAACTTTTTCCTGCGAACGCTATCTGAATCCTATTGGCGGCATCGAGCTGTACGACCCTGAGTATTTCGCTCAAAACGGCGTTTTTCTGCAGTTCTTCAAGATGGACTCGATTGAGTACCGCCAATACAAAGGGCCCTTTGTGGGCAATCTGTCGATCATTGATGTGCTGATGTTCAATTGTGTCGAGCATGTGCAAGAGCTATTGAGTTGCTACTCGGTCTTTGGCGGCGCACAGCGGGAGCCCGCTGAACGGATGACAGCTACGGGCTGA